From a single Streptomyces liliifuscus genomic region:
- the hpf gene encoding ribosome hibernation-promoting factor, HPF/YfiA family yields the protein MDIVVKGRKTEVPERFRKHVAEKLKLEKIQKLDGKVISLDVEVSKELNPRQADRSDRVEITLHSRGPVIRAEAAASDPYAALDLAADKLEARLRKQHDKRYTRRGARRISAAEVADHVPGAATLNGNGSVVHEEEPEAVPTKRIGSLEVKGDGPLVVREKTHVASPMTLDQALYEMELVGHDFYLFVDSETKEPSVVYRRHAYDYGVIHLSTDPMVAKAQQAPAGGALGG from the coding sequence GTGGACATCGTCGTCAAGGGCCGCAAGACCGAGGTGCCCGAGCGGTTCCGCAAGCACGTGGCCGAGAAGCTGAAGCTGGAGAAGATCCAGAAGCTCGACGGCAAGGTGATCAGCCTCGACGTCGAGGTGTCCAAGGAGCTGAACCCCCGGCAGGCCGACCGCTCCGACCGAGTGGAGATCACGCTTCACTCCCGCGGTCCGGTGATCCGGGCGGAGGCAGCGGCAAGCGATCCGTACGCGGCGCTGGACCTGGCGGCAGACAAGCTGGAAGCACGGCTGCGCAAGCAGCACGACAAGCGGTACACGCGCCGTGGCGCCCGCAGGATCTCGGCAGCCGAGGTCGCCGACCACGTCCCGGGTGCGGCGACGCTGAACGGGAACGGCAGTGTGGTCCACGAGGAAGAGCCCGAGGCCGTGCCGACCAAGAGGATCGGCTCGCTCGAGGTGAAGGGTGACGGCCCCCTCGTCGTCCGCGAGAAGACCCACGTCGCGTCCCCGATGACGCTCGACCAGGCGCTCTACGAGATGGAGCTGGTCGGGCACGACTTCTATCTGTTCGTCGACTCCGAGACCAAGGAACCGAGTGTCGTCTACCGGCGGCACGCGTACGACTACGGCGTCATCCACCTCAGCACGGACCCGATGGTCGCCAAGGCACAGCAGGCCCCGGCAGGCGGGGCACTGGGCGGCTGA
- a CDS encoding response regulator, whose product MADSFGPMRDEDADDGVVGMGPDAGSPRKEPIRVLVVDDHALFRRGLEIVLAAEEDIQVVGEAGDGAEAVDKAADLLPDIVLMDVRMPKRGGIEACTSIKEVAPSAKIIMLTISDEEADLYDAIKAGATGYLLKEISTDEVATAIRAVADGQSQISPSMASKLLTEFKSMIQRTDERRLVPAPRLTERELEVLKLVATGMNNRDIAKELFISENTVKNHVRNILEKLQLHSRMEAVVYAMREKILEIR is encoded by the coding sequence ATGGCGGACAGCTTCGGACCGATGCGTGACGAAGATGCCGACGACGGCGTCGTCGGCATGGGCCCGGACGCGGGGTCCCCACGCAAGGAACCCATCAGGGTCCTTGTCGTGGACGACCATGCCCTCTTCCGTCGCGGCCTGGAGATCGTGCTCGCCGCCGAAGAGGACATCCAGGTCGTCGGCGAGGCGGGTGACGGCGCGGAGGCGGTCGACAAGGCCGCCGATCTGCTGCCGGACATCGTGCTGATGGACGTACGCATGCCCAAGCGCGGTGGGATCGAGGCGTGCACCTCCATCAAGGAGGTCGCGCCCAGCGCGAAGATCATCATGCTGACGATCAGTGACGAGGAGGCCGACCTCTACGACGCGATCAAGGCGGGGGCCACCGGGTATCTCCTCAAGGAGATCTCCACGGACGAAGTGGCCACGGCTATTCGTGCCGTCGCGGACGGGCAGTCGCAGATCAGTCCGTCGATGGCGTCGAAGCTGCTCACCGAGTTCAAGTCGATGATCCAGCGTACGGATGAGCGGCGGCTGGTGCCGGCGCCTCGGCTCACCGAGCGTGAGCTGGAGGTTCTCAAGCTTGTGGCGACCGGGATGAACAACCGGGATATCGCCAAGGAGTTGTTCATCTCCGAGAACACCGTGAAGAACCATGTGCGGAACATTCTGGAGAAGCTGCAGTTGCACTCCAGGATGGAGGCTGTTGTGTATGCGATGCGGGAGAAGATTCTCGAGATTCGTTGA
- a CDS encoding winged helix-turn-helix domain-containing protein — protein sequence MTSLPRPTADLTADEARRIALRAQGFLGAPDRRGGVRGVLRHLGAVQLDTISVLARSHELIPYARLGAVGRKTVDTAYWTPASDGTAPPSPHAFEYWSHAACILPVEEWPHFAFRRRAYRARPHWNHALPDGTYEQVIKQLRTEGPLTATDLGGAKKTSEWWDWSGTKVAVERALMHGEVVCTERRGWKRVYDLAERAIPADVLHDELDDTECLRRLVRLAGQSLGVGTRADIADYHRLKGEQVDAVLADSGLVPVTVEGWAKPAWADPAALETPPRGRHRTTLLSPFDSLVWERARTERVFGFTHRLEAYVPKPKRVYGYFAMPVLAGGHLVGRVDPAREGATLVAKQVTLESPKAVPAVAQALLEAATWVDCTNIRVERANTPSLREALTTELARTLG from the coding sequence ATGACGAGTCTGCCGCGCCCCACCGCCGATCTCACCGCCGACGAGGCCCGCCGAATCGCCCTGCGCGCCCAGGGTTTCCTGGGCGCCCCCGACCGCAGGGGCGGCGTCCGAGGCGTACTGCGACACCTGGGCGCGGTCCAGCTCGACACGATCTCCGTCCTGGCCCGCTCCCACGAACTCATTCCGTACGCCCGTCTCGGCGCGGTCGGCCGCAAGACGGTGGACACCGCCTACTGGACCCCGGCGTCCGACGGCACGGCTCCGCCGAGCCCCCACGCCTTCGAGTACTGGTCGCACGCCGCCTGCATCCTCCCCGTCGAGGAGTGGCCGCACTTCGCGTTCCGCCGCCGCGCCTACCGCGCCCGCCCGCACTGGAACCACGCGCTGCCGGACGGCACGTACGAGCAGGTCATCAAGCAGCTGAGGACCGAAGGCCCGCTCACGGCCACCGACTTGGGCGGCGCGAAGAAGACCAGCGAGTGGTGGGACTGGTCGGGCACGAAGGTCGCCGTCGAACGCGCGCTGATGCACGGCGAGGTGGTGTGCACCGAGCGGCGCGGCTGGAAGCGGGTGTACGACCTCGCCGAGCGCGCCATCCCGGCCGACGTGCTCCACGACGAGCTGGACGACACGGAGTGCCTGCGCCGCCTGGTCCGGCTCGCGGGCCAGTCCCTGGGCGTCGGCACGCGCGCGGACATCGCCGACTACCACCGCCTCAAGGGCGAGCAGGTCGACGCGGTGCTCGCGGACTCCGGTCTGGTCCCGGTGACGGTGGAGGGCTGGGCCAAGCCCGCCTGGGCGGATCCTGCGGCCCTGGAGACCCCTCCGCGGGGCCGCCACCGCACCACGCTCCTGTCGCCGTTCGACTCCCTGGTCTGGGAGCGGGCCCGCACGGAGCGCGTCTTCGGCTTCACCCACCGCCTGGAGGCCTACGTCCCCAAGCCGAAGCGCGTCTACGGCTACTTCGCCATGCCGGTCCTCGCCGGCGGCCATCTGGTCGGCCGCGTGGACCCGGCCCGCGAGGGCGCCACGCTGGTGGCCAAGCAGGTCACCCTGGAGAGCCCCAAGGCGGTACCGGCAGTGGCCCAGGCCCTCCTGGAGGCAGCCACCTGGGTCGACTGCACCAACATCCGAGTGGAGCGGGCAAACACCCCGTCCCTACGAGAAGCCCTGACAACGGAACTGGCCCGGACGCTGGGCTAG
- a CDS encoding GNAT family N-acetyltransferase, with protein sequence MDPVTLTSERLLLRTVGPHDTDAVYDAVQDPDIQRWTTIPSPYLPEHATAFTEQMVPDGWVDCSMFTFGVFLPISGELAGMLAITMRSLGVGEIGFWATKEHRGNGYITEAAVTASRWAFTQLAIDRVEWRAEVGNTGSRAVAERAGFTIEGTLRSGINNKGVRRDCWIGSLLPSDLGLPSTAPYLPAPRQD encoded by the coding sequence ATGGACCCCGTCACACTGACCTCCGAACGGCTCCTGTTGCGCACGGTGGGACCGCACGACACCGACGCCGTGTACGACGCCGTCCAGGATCCCGACATCCAGCGCTGGACCACGATCCCCTCGCCCTATCTGCCCGAGCACGCCACGGCCTTCACCGAGCAGATGGTGCCCGACGGATGGGTGGACTGCTCGATGTTCACCTTCGGTGTCTTCCTGCCCATCAGCGGTGAGCTCGCCGGCATGCTCGCCATCACGATGCGCTCCCTGGGAGTCGGCGAGATCGGTTTCTGGGCGACGAAGGAACACCGGGGCAACGGCTACATCACCGAGGCCGCCGTCACCGCCTCCCGCTGGGCGTTCACCCAGCTGGCGATCGACCGCGTCGAGTGGCGGGCCGAGGTCGGCAACACGGGCTCCCGCGCGGTCGCCGAACGCGCCGGCTTCACCATCGAAGGCACCCTTCGTTCCGGCATCAACAACAAGGGCGTACGCCGCGACTGCTGGATCGGATCCCTGCTCCCGTCGGACCTGGGCCTGCCGTCGACAGCGCCCTACCTGCCCGCACCACGCCAGGACTGA
- the secA gene encoding preprotein translocase subunit SecA yields MSVLSKIMRAGEGKILRKLHRIADQVNSIEEDFVGLSDAELRALTDEYKQRYADGESLDDLLPEAFATVREAAKRVLGQRHYDVQIMGGAALHLGHVAEMKTGEGKTLVGTLPTYLNALSGDGVHLITVNDYLAERDSEMMGRVHKFLGLSVGCILANMTPAQRREQYGCDITYGTNNEFGFDYLRDNMAWSQDELVQRGHNFAVVDEVDSILVDEARTPLIISGPADQATKWYGDFAKLVTRLKKGEAGNTLKGIEETGDYEVDEKKRTVAIHEPGVAKVEDWLGIDNLYESVNTPLVGYLNNAIKAKELFKKDKDYVVIDGEVMIVDEHTGRILAGRRYNEGMHQAIEAKEGVDIKDENQTLATITLQNFFRLYDKLSGMTGTAMTEAAEFHQIYKLGVVPIPTNRPMVRKDQSDLIYRTEVAKFDAVVDDIAEKHEKGQPILVGTTSVEKSEYLSQQLSKRGIQHEVLNAKQHDREAPIIAQAGRKGAVTVATNMAGRGTDIKLGGNPDDLAEAELRQRGLDPEEHIEEWAAALPAALERAEKAVQAEFEEVKDLGGLYVLGTERHESRRIDNQLRGRSGRQGDPGESRFYLSLGDDLMRLFKAQMVERVMSMANVPDDVPIENKMVTRAIASAQSQVETQNFETRKNVLKYDEVLNRQREVIYGERRRVLEGEDLQEQIQHFMNDTIDAYIDAETAEGFAEEWDVDRLWGAFKQLYPVKVTVEELEEAAGDRAGLTAEFISESIKDDIYEQYSAREEQLGSEIMRELERRVVLSVLDRKWREHLYEMDYLQEGIGLRAMAQKDPLVEYQREGFDMFTAMMDGIKEESVGYLFNLEVQVEQQVEEVPVEDAKPSLAKGDAVPAGSSRPEIRAKGLDTPQRPDRLHFSAPTVDGEGGIVEGDFTNDDEPVRSESDGLTRAERRKQQKGGRRRKK; encoded by the coding sequence GTGTCCGTCCTCTCGAAGATCATGCGTGCAGGCGAAGGAAAGATCCTGCGCAAGCTGCACCGCATCGCGGACCAGGTCAACTCCATCGAAGAGGACTTCGTTGGCCTCTCCGACGCCGAGCTGCGAGCCCTGACCGATGAGTACAAGCAGCGGTACGCCGACGGCGAAAGCCTCGACGACCTGCTGCCCGAGGCGTTCGCGACCGTCCGCGAGGCCGCCAAGCGCGTCCTCGGCCAGCGTCACTACGACGTACAGATCATGGGCGGCGCCGCGCTCCACCTCGGCCATGTCGCCGAGATGAAGACCGGTGAGGGCAAGACCCTGGTCGGCACGCTGCCCACGTATCTGAACGCCCTCTCCGGAGACGGCGTTCACCTCATCACGGTCAACGACTACCTGGCCGAGCGCGACTCCGAGATGATGGGCCGTGTCCACAAGTTCCTGGGCCTGAGCGTCGGCTGCATCCTGGCCAACATGACGCCGGCCCAGCGCCGCGAGCAGTACGGGTGCGACATCACGTACGGCACGAACAACGAGTTCGGCTTCGACTACCTGCGCGACAACATGGCGTGGTCGCAGGACGAACTGGTGCAGCGCGGCCACAACTTCGCGGTGGTCGACGAGGTCGACTCGATCCTCGTCGACGAGGCCCGTACGCCGCTGATCATCTCCGGCCCGGCCGACCAGGCCACCAAGTGGTACGGCGACTTCGCGAAGCTCGTCACGCGCCTGAAGAAGGGCGAGGCGGGCAACACCCTCAAGGGCATCGAGGAGACCGGCGACTACGAGGTCGACGAGAAGAAGCGCACCGTCGCCATCCACGAGCCCGGCGTCGCCAAGGTCGAGGACTGGCTGGGCATCGACAACCTCTACGAGTCGGTGAACACGCCTCTGGTGGGCTACCTCAACAACGCCATCAAGGCCAAGGAGCTCTTCAAGAAGGACAAGGACTACGTCGTCATCGACGGCGAAGTCATGATTGTCGACGAGCACACCGGCCGTATCCTCGCCGGCCGCCGCTACAACGAGGGCATGCACCAGGCGATCGAGGCGAAGGAAGGGGTGGACATCAAGGACGAGAACCAGACGCTCGCCACGATCACCCTGCAGAACTTCTTCCGCCTCTACGACAAGCTCTCCGGCATGACCGGTACGGCGATGACCGAGGCCGCCGAGTTCCACCAGATCTACAAGCTCGGCGTCGTCCCGATCCCGACCAACCGGCCCATGGTCCGCAAGGACCAGTCGGACCTGATCTACCGCACCGAGGTCGCGAAGTTCGACGCGGTGGTCGACGACATCGCCGAGAAGCACGAGAAGGGCCAGCCGATCCTCGTCGGCACGACGTCGGTCGAGAAGTCCGAGTACCTCTCGCAGCAGCTCTCCAAGCGAGGCATCCAGCACGAGGTGCTGAACGCGAAGCAGCACGACCGCGAGGCCCCGATCATCGCCCAGGCCGGCCGCAAGGGTGCCGTCACCGTCGCCACGAACATGGCCGGCCGTGGTACGGACATCAAGCTCGGCGGCAACCCCGACGACCTCGCCGAGGCCGAGCTGCGCCAGCGCGGCCTCGACCCCGAGGAGCACATCGAGGAGTGGGCCGCCGCGCTGCCCGCCGCCCTGGAGCGGGCCGAGAAGGCCGTGCAGGCCGAGTTCGAAGAGGTCAAGGACCTCGGCGGGCTCTATGTGCTGGGCACCGAGCGGCACGAGTCCCGCCGTATCGACAACCAGCTGCGCGGTCGGTCCGGCCGTCAGGGCGACCCGGGCGAGTCCCGCTTCTACCTCTCGCTGGGCGACGACCTGATGCGCCTCTTCAAGGCCCAGATGGTCGAGCGCGTCATGTCGATGGCGAACGTTCCGGACGACGTGCCGATCGAGAACAAGATGGTCACCCGTGCCATCGCCTCCGCCCAGTCGCAGGTCGAGACGCAGAACTTCGAGACCCGGAAGAACGTCCTCAAGTACGACGAGGTCCTCAACCGGCAGCGCGAGGTCATCTACGGCGAGCGCCGGCGCGTCCTGGAGGGCGAGGACCTGCAGGAGCAGATCCAGCACTTCATGAACGACACGATCGACGCGTACATCGACGCGGAGACCGCCGAGGGCTTCGCCGAGGAATGGGACGTGGACCGGCTGTGGGGCGCCTTCAAGCAGCTCTACCCGGTGAAGGTCACCGTGGAGGAGCTGGAGGAGGCGGCCGGCGACCGTGCCGGTCTGACCGCCGAGTTCATCTCCGAGTCCATCAAGGACGACATCTACGAGCAGTACTCGGCCCGCGAGGAGCAGCTCGGCTCCGAGATCATGCGTGAGCTGGAGCGCCGGGTCGTGCTGTCGGTCCTGGACCGCAAGTGGCGTGAGCACCTCTACGAGATGGACTACCTCCAGGAGGGCATCGGCCTGCGCGCGATGGCCCAGAAGGACCCGCTGGTCGAGTACCAGCGCGAGGGCTTCGACATGTTCACCGCCATGATGGACGGCATCAAGGAGGAGTCCGTCGGCTACCTGTTCAACCTGGAGGTCCAGGTCGAGCAGCAGGTCGAGGAGGTCCCGGTCGAGGACGCGAAGCCGTCGCTCGCCAAGGGGGACGCGGTTCCGGCGGGTTCCTCCCGTCCGGAGATCCGGGCCAAGGGTCTCGACACCCCGCAGCGGCCGGACCGGCTGCACTTCTCCGCGCCGACCGTGGACGGCGAGGGTGGCATCGTCGAGGGCGACTTCACCAACGACGACGAGCCGGTGCGGTCGGAGTCCGACGGGCTTACGCGCGCGGAGCGGCGTAAGCAGCAGAAGGGTGGCCGTCGCCGCAAGAAGTGA
- a CDS encoding Rv3235 family protein has product MNKVMTRTKRTTGAPGTRPPVRHDTRRPGGGTPRTTPGGGTPRTRRSGTTPGDSAPSGSAPGGTALAPTRSTSAPHTAPHTPPRDGRPPTTSTTSTTSPVPSGAPPRTTPTTRTVPAEGPPGAPRQPRPTDLFADRLLAVLSGQRPVHCMLRHTAGRAYDELAWLAERGPLRARGTRPVVRDIGYYVPRPGAVEAFARIGAGDQLRAMAFRLEQGPDLRWRCTAVELGGARMPHTNED; this is encoded by the coding sequence ATGAACAAGGTGATGACCAGGACGAAGCGCACCACGGGCGCCCCGGGCACCCGCCCGCCGGTACGCCACGACACGCGCCGCCCGGGCGGCGGCACACCACGTACGACACCGGGCGGAGGCACACCCCGCACAAGGCGGTCAGGCACGACCCCAGGCGACTCGGCGCCGAGCGGCTCGGCGCCGGGCGGCACCGCACTCGCCCCGACCCGGAGCACGAGCGCACCCCACACGGCCCCGCACACTCCCCCGCGCGACGGCCGCCCACCCACCACGTCGACGACCTCGACCACTTCGCCGGTCCCGTCCGGAGCCCCGCCCCGGACGACCCCCACAACGCGCACAGTCCCCGCTGAGGGCCCTCCCGGCGCACCCCGGCAGCCTCGCCCCACCGACCTGTTCGCCGACCGTCTGCTGGCCGTCCTGAGTGGTCAGCGCCCCGTCCACTGCATGCTCCGGCACACCGCGGGACGCGCGTACGACGAACTGGCCTGGCTCGCCGAACGCGGCCCTCTCCGCGCCCGCGGCACCCGCCCCGTCGTCCGCGACATCGGCTACTACGTCCCCCGTCCGGGCGCCGTCGAGGCCTTCGCCCGCATCGGGGCGGGCGACCAGCTCCGCGCCATGGCCTTCCGCCTGGAACAGGGCCCCGACCTCCGCTGGCGCTGCACAGCAGTAGAACTCGGCGGCGCCCGCATGCCACACACAAACGAGGACTGA